Proteins encoded in a region of the Haloarcula sp. CBA1129 genome:
- the priS gene encoding DNA primase small subunit PriS: MEERTRAYLRGRFGDHYRQASVTPPPAANEREWGFIPWTDGPGETMVRHRSLLDLGEIEDFLGRRKPRHVYFSAGRYDEPSASTMSDKGWRSSDLVFDLDADHLPSVVLGEDSYAEMLAKCKDALLRLLDFLEDDFGFEDLTVVFSGGRGYHVHVRDERIRHLERDARREVVDYVRGIGLEFDELVDEESVAGTAGRSSPAQKRTLSTEGGWSARAHRHMLAVVDDLLAMEEADALDRLQEYDGIGEGKATAALNAARSNYEQLEAGNIDVHPAFYQLAKILLHEVVAADNAPIDEPVTTDTNRLIRLPGSLHGGSGLEVQRIDREDIDAFDPLVDPVPETFRGHDITVEVTDGGLVELDGDSFTLEAGNQTVPEHVGVFLMARGRAEKGKE, encoded by the coding sequence ATGGAAGAGCGGACCCGCGCGTACCTCCGTGGCCGGTTCGGCGATCACTACCGACAGGCGTCCGTAACGCCGCCGCCGGCCGCCAACGAACGCGAATGGGGATTCATCCCGTGGACCGACGGCCCCGGCGAGACGATGGTCCGCCATCGTTCGCTGCTGGATCTCGGCGAGATCGAGGACTTCCTCGGTCGCCGGAAGCCCCGCCACGTCTACTTCTCCGCGGGCCGCTACGACGAACCGAGCGCCTCCACGATGTCGGACAAGGGCTGGCGCTCCTCTGACCTCGTGTTCGACCTCGACGCCGACCACCTGCCGAGCGTCGTGCTGGGCGAGGACAGCTACGCGGAGATGCTCGCGAAATGCAAGGACGCGCTGCTTCGACTGCTGGACTTCTTGGAGGACGACTTCGGCTTCGAGGATCTGACCGTCGTCTTCTCCGGCGGGCGGGGCTACCACGTCCACGTCCGCGACGAGCGCATCCGGCATCTGGAGCGGGACGCGCGCCGGGAGGTCGTCGACTACGTCCGCGGCATCGGTCTGGAGTTCGATGAACTCGTTGACGAGGAGTCCGTCGCCGGCACGGCCGGCCGGTCAAGCCCGGCACAGAAGCGGACGCTCTCGACGGAGGGCGGCTGGAGCGCTCGCGCGCATCGCCACATGCTCGCCGTCGTCGACGACCTGCTCGCAATGGAGGAGGCGGACGCACTGGACCGACTACAAGAGTACGACGGCATCGGCGAGGGGAAAGCAACGGCGGCGCTGAACGCCGCCCGGTCGAACTACGAGCAGTTGGAGGCCGGCAACATCGACGTGCATCCGGCGTTCTACCAACTGGCGAAGATTCTCCTGCACGAGGTCGTCGCGGCGGACAACGCGCCGATTGACGAGCCGGTGACGACGGACACGAACCGGCTCATCCGCCTGCCCGGGTCGCTACACGGCGGCAGCGGGCTGGAAGTCCAGCGCATCGACCGCGAGGATATCGACGCGTTCGACCCGCTGGTCGACCCCGTGCCGGAGACGTTCCGGGGTCACGACATCACCGTCGAGGTGACCGACGGCGGCCTCGTGGAACTAGATGGCGATAGCTTTACACTGGAGGCGGGTAATCAGACTGTACCAGAGCACGTGGGCGTGTTTCTCATGGCCCGCGGGCGTGCCGAGAAGGGGAAGGAATGA
- a CDS encoding bifunctional UDP-sugar hydrolase/5'-nucleotidase, translating into MSPRLIQYSDVEKAYDTPERIGRFAGTVAAADGPDALVVGTGDNTGPGVLSLVTDGEQSLDLFTALTPAFETLGNHDFDHGLDATRDIIARSSQTWLTANVEQDGERFARRLTRAWASRTVDGQQIGFVGVTSPDTASANPQATTLTFTDPFEAVAEATTALREDGADVVVVLSHLGRTDEKLARTCDVDVILGGHVHERRIDRVAGTLLTRPGANGKTVVEVDLGGAEPTAQFRETADGPVDDRVAAAIEDRLSAAGLDEVVGHVDKPLDRSRATTYGGECRLGNLVADAYRWATGADVGLQNSGGLRNDTVPLDGALTVADMVSIVPFEEPLTVAELTGAELRTLCRQGSGRQVEFGEPDWWHAHLSGVELVWNDDAQAIERLRVDGRPVQDTETYTLATSNYLYYTALEFPVLTRSHRVSVADVQYEALADYVRETDIAPTVDGRLIRR; encoded by the coding sequence GTGAGTCCCCGGCTAATCCAGTACTCTGACGTGGAGAAAGCGTACGATACGCCCGAGCGAATCGGTCGGTTTGCGGGGACAGTGGCCGCGGCGGACGGTCCGGATGCTCTGGTCGTCGGCACCGGGGACAACACCGGCCCGGGGGTGCTGTCGCTGGTCACCGACGGCGAGCAGTCGCTGGACCTCTTCACCGCCTTGACGCCTGCGTTCGAGACACTGGGCAACCACGATTTCGACCACGGACTCGACGCGACGCGGGACATCATTGCCAGATCCTCCCAGACGTGGCTGACGGCGAACGTCGAGCAGGACGGTGAGCGCTTTGCCCGACGATTGACCCGGGCGTGGGCGAGTCGGACCGTCGACGGACAGCAGATAGGCTTCGTCGGCGTGACCAGCCCCGATACGGCGTCGGCAAATCCACAGGCGACGACGCTGACGTTCACAGACCCCTTCGAGGCCGTCGCCGAGGCTACCACAGCGCTTCGAGAAGACGGAGCCGACGTTGTTGTCGTGCTCTCTCACCTTGGACGTACTGACGAGAAACTAGCTCGAACCTGCGACGTGGACGTTATTCTCGGCGGGCACGTCCACGAGCGCCGCATCGACCGCGTTGCCGGCACGCTACTCACCAGACCGGGGGCTAACGGCAAGACCGTCGTCGAAGTGGATCTCGGCGGGGCCGAACCGACTGCGCAGTTCCGTGAGACAGCTGACGGTCCCGTCGACGACCGCGTTGCGGCGGCCATCGAGGACAGGCTTTCCGCGGCAGGGCTCGACGAGGTCGTCGGGCACGTCGACAAGCCGCTGGACCGGAGTCGGGCGACGACCTACGGCGGCGAATGTCGCCTCGGAAACCTCGTCGCGGACGCGTACCGGTGGGCGACAGGCGCGGACGTGGGTCTCCAGAACAGCGGCGGCCTCCGGAACGACACGGTCCCGCTGGACGGGGCGCTGACGGTCGCAGATATGGTTTCTATCGTTCCTTTCGAGGAACCCTTGACTGTCGCCGAACTGACGGGCGCGGAGCTTCGGACGCTGTGTCGACAGGGTAGCGGGCGACAGGTCGAGTTCGGTGAACCGGACTGGTGGCACGCCCATCTCAGCGGCGTCGAACTGGTCTGGAACGACGACGCGCAGGCTATCGAGCGACTACGGGTCGACGGGCGACCGGTCCAAGACACCGAGACGTACACGCTCGCGACAAGCAACTACCTCTACTACACAGCGCTTGAGTTCCCAGTCCTGACGAGGTCACACCGGGTCAGCGTCGCTGACGTGCAGTACGAGGCGCTGGCCGACTACGTCCGGGAGACGGATATCGCTCCGACTGTCGACGGACGGCTCATTCGTCGCTAG
- a CDS encoding N-acetyltransferase has protein sequence MSVNIETQIVERGDDEHVDAAWRLKEAIRESDGVLRQRRGFFRDAYRRSTTYLYIDRSKDCLIGFAAVRRDGYILFLAVDDEYRGHGFGKRLVARVAEDYGSVTCHARATNREAIGFYKHIGFEIRRRIDNYYEDGGDAYYLKLGEDTITDKLSKFLRS, from the coding sequence GTGAGCGTCAACATCGAGACACAGATCGTCGAACGCGGGGACGACGAACACGTCGACGCGGCGTGGCGGCTCAAGGAGGCCATCCGCGAGTCCGACGGGGTACTTCGACAGCGACGGGGGTTTTTTCGCGACGCCTACCGCCGGTCGACCACCTATCTCTACATCGACCGGTCGAAGGACTGCCTCATCGGCTTTGCCGCGGTTCGACGCGACGGCTACATTCTCTTTCTCGCGGTCGACGACGAGTACCGGGGCCACGGATTCGGCAAGCGACTCGTCGCCCGCGTCGCCGAGGACTACGGCAGCGTGACCTGTCACGCCCGAGCGACAAATCGTGAGGCAATTGGCTTCTACAAACACATCGGCTTCGAGATCAGGCGGCGCATCGACAACTACTACGAGGACGGCGGCGACGCCTACTATCTCAAACTCGGCGAGGACACGATTACCGACAAACTGTCGAAGTTCCTGCGCAGTTAA
- a CDS encoding translation initiation factor eIF-2B produces the protein MIDETVEEISEMQTHSSSVVAVKAAQALRDLTDREYPTVEDYLRSLDRNSSALRRANPSHASLHTTQNRIINTVSDAEPDDVATAKELTTEAIDDVIESVESSKDRAAARAASVIADDDVLLTHDFSSTVLAAIDDAIEAGHSFEVYVTESRPRFLGRKMTRHLADRDNVDVTLIVDSAAGHFMSQVDRVLVGMDCIVDDTLYNRIGTYPIATAAADNDVPVTVVGAAAKYVDGAFAFENEIRSPSEVLREPADGFEIANPAYDATPTHLLDAVVTDDGIQEY, from the coding sequence ATGATAGACGAGACTGTCGAGGAGATCTCGGAGATGCAGACCCACAGTTCCTCCGTGGTCGCAGTCAAAGCCGCTCAGGCGCTCCGGGATCTGACTGACAGGGAGTACCCGACGGTCGAGGATTACCTCCGCTCGCTCGACCGGAACAGCAGCGCTCTCCGGCGAGCGAACCCCTCACACGCCTCCCTCCATACGACCCAGAACCGGATTATAAACACCGTCTCGGACGCGGAGCCCGACGACGTGGCGACCGCTAAGGAACTGACTACCGAAGCTATCGATGACGTTATCGAGTCGGTGGAGTCGTCGAAAGACCGCGCCGCTGCGCGCGCCGCGTCGGTGATTGCTGACGACGACGTGCTGTTGACGCATGACTTCTCCTCGACGGTCCTTGCTGCCATTGACGATGCCATCGAGGCCGGCCACAGTTTCGAGGTGTACGTTACGGAGTCCCGACCACGCTTCCTCGGTCGAAAGATGACGCGCCACCTCGCTGACCGGGACAACGTCGACGTGACGCTCATCGTCGACAGCGCCGCCGGCCACTTCATGTCACAGGTCGACCGCGTGCTCGTCGGCATGGACTGCATCGTCGACGACACGCTGTACAACCGCATCGGGACCTATCCGATTGCGACGGCGGCGGCGGACAACGACGTGCCAGTGACGGTCGTCGGGGCCGCTGCGAAGTACGTTGACGGGGCCTTTGCCTTCGAAAACGAGATCCGGTCACCGTCGGAGGTACTCCGGGAGCCCGCAGACGGATTCGAGATCGCAAACCCGGCCTACGACGCCACGCCGACGCACCTGCTTGATGCGGTCGTCACTGACGACGGGATTCAGGAGTACTGA
- a CDS encoding DoxX family protein — MDTRIPSFAGIVALVFTLLSRPAAAHVDYVTEGPGDALDALEFALSVLSNPVNAAIFGVSGLAVTAGLAAYLWVRPTIADIVILRDVLIGYSDLVPWMLRLSVGLPLVGAGFQGYLFAPTVTFDPATNPLARILFIGMGFTLLFGLATRIVTTIGLATFGWALSVDPGVVLAMEYVPAFLALLILGGGRPSADHMLQQVASTDGTYYGRVDPVHHLKRFLDATTDQFREYVPVIVRVGMGVTFIYLGLIQKLAEPGQALLVVEKYDLTAVVPVDPGMWVLGAGLTEMLVGLVLIVGFMTRGAAAVSFVLFTTTLFGLPDDPVLAHITLFGMASAVFTMGAGPLSFDNWFGRPAQSDRETSVSAD; from the coding sequence ATGGACACTCGTATCCCGAGTTTCGCCGGCATCGTCGCGCTTGTTTTCACGCTCCTTTCGCGACCTGCGGCGGCACATGTCGACTACGTGACCGAGGGGCCGGGCGACGCGCTCGACGCGCTCGAGTTCGCGCTGTCCGTCCTCTCCAATCCAGTGAATGCGGCTATTTTCGGTGTTTCGGGTCTGGCAGTGACCGCGGGTCTTGCGGCGTATCTCTGGGTCCGGCCGACGATTGCGGACATCGTCATCCTCCGGGATGTCCTCATCGGCTACTCGGACCTCGTCCCGTGGATGCTCCGACTCAGCGTGGGACTGCCACTCGTCGGCGCCGGCTTTCAGGGGTATCTGTTCGCCCCCACAGTGACATTTGATCCGGCTACGAACCCACTGGCTCGTATTCTGTTTATCGGGATGGGTTTCACCCTCCTGTTCGGGCTTGCGACCCGTATCGTCACGACGATTGGGCTGGCGACCTTCGGCTGGGCGCTGAGCGTCGACCCCGGTGTCGTTCTCGCTATGGAGTACGTCCCGGCGTTTCTGGCACTGCTGATTCTGGGCGGTGGTCGCCCGAGCGCGGACCACATGCTCCAGCAGGTCGCCAGCACCGACGGGACCTATTACGGCCGCGTCGACCCAGTACACCATCTCAAGCGGTTTCTGGACGCAACAACCGACCAGTTCCGTGAGTACGTCCCGGTCATCGTTCGCGTGGGCATGGGTGTGACGTTCATCTATCTGGGGCTCATTCAGAAACTCGCCGAGCCCGGCCAAGCGCTGCTGGTCGTCGAAAAGTACGACCTTACTGCAGTCGTGCCCGTCGACCCCGGGATGTGGGTGCTCGGCGCTGGCCTGACCGAGATGCTGGTCGGTCTGGTGTTGATCGTCGGCTTCATGACTCGCGGGGCCGCGGCCGTCTCCTTTGTCCTGTTCACCACGACGCTGTTTGGCCTGCCGGACGACCCGGTGCTCGCTCACATCACACTGTTCGGAATGGCCTCAGCGGTGTTCACGATGGGTGCCGGGCCGCTCTCCTTTGACAACTGGTTCGGTCGGCCGGCACAGAGCGACCGGGAGACGTCGGTTTCGGCGGACTGA
- a CDS encoding proteasome assembly chaperone family protein produces the protein MSRDDISVVVSDDRPPVDTLAVGVSEYGLAALTAVDYLADQHSMREVGHLRTPGPPFITPFENGTPRHHTRLYVDEAASVAVLVGERFVPPAQAKSLAEAIATAGRKLDVSNITMLTGVPIAHGPDDHAPFYIATPAYQDAYLDDTDIRPMGSGFLDGLSAELVTRGIDGSLPTGVFTTPTHPQAPDAAAAIRLLTALKETHAIDIDTGPLEAFAANIEAHYQALAERMDAADSERISDDRMYM, from the coding sequence ATGTCTCGCGACGACATTTCCGTGGTCGTTTCAGACGACCGGCCACCAGTCGATACACTGGCAGTCGGTGTCTCTGAGTACGGTCTCGCCGCCCTCACGGCCGTCGATTATCTCGCCGACCAGCACTCGATGCGAGAGGTCGGCCATTTGCGGACGCCGGGACCGCCGTTCATTACCCCATTCGAGAACGGAACCCCGAGACATCACACACGGCTGTATGTCGACGAAGCGGCGTCGGTCGCCGTCTTAGTCGGCGAACGGTTCGTGCCACCAGCCCAAGCCAAGTCGCTTGCCGAGGCAATCGCGACCGCCGGGAGAAAACTGGACGTTTCGAACATTACGATGCTCACCGGCGTCCCCATCGCGCACGGTCCGGACGACCACGCCCCGTTTTACATCGCGACGCCAGCGTATCAGGACGCGTATCTCGACGATACCGACATCAGGCCGATGGGCAGCGGGTTCCTCGACGGACTGAGTGCGGAGCTTGTCACCAGAGGTATCGATGGCTCGCTGCCGACCGGCGTTTTCACGACGCCGACACATCCGCAAGCGCCCGATGCCGCGGCCGCAATCAGACTGCTCACCGCGCTGAAAGAGACCCATGCGATCGATATCGACACCGGTCCGCTAGAGGCCTTTGCCGCGAACATCGAAGCCCACTATCAGGCACTCGCTGAGCGGATGGATGCCGCCGATTCCGAGCGAATTTCGGATGACCGAATGTACATGTAA
- a CDS encoding universal stress protein, with amino-acid sequence MPQLVVPVRYPLSENSRATLAEAIQIADEEDADLTVLHVNLYQNSHRVDRTELKRAVEQSFGHVPRTRYVVRSGMLVEETILDEVAAQDADIVVIGSKQASRWRQMIRRLVDDPDVEQFLREELDCEIVTVEPDAQSSRHSSASSSGS; translated from the coding sequence ATGCCACAGCTCGTCGTCCCAGTCAGATACCCGCTCTCGGAGAACTCCCGGGCCACGCTTGCGGAGGCCATTCAGATCGCCGACGAGGAAGACGCGGACCTCACTGTCTTGCATGTAAATCTCTACCAGAACAGCCACCGGGTCGACCGGACGGAACTCAAACGCGCCGTCGAGCAGTCCTTTGGCCACGTTCCGCGGACGCGGTACGTCGTCCGGTCGGGGATGCTTGTCGAGGAAACGATTCTCGACGAGGTCGCCGCACAGGACGCCGATATCGTTGTTATCGGGAGCAAACAGGCGAGTCGCTGGCGGCAGATGATCCGTCGTCTTGTCGACGATCCCGATGTCGAACAGTTTCTCCGCGAGGAACTCGACTGTGAAATCGTCACCGTCGAACCGGATGCCCAGTCCAGCCGTCACTCGTCGGCGAGTTCGTCAGGGTCCTGA
- a CDS encoding DUF5816 domain-containing protein has translation MDALEGPDGETLYVDRSDGDIGTKGAFHVVYRDTDRERRWGYFCSNCETFNNAMDSMGRIRCNDCSNLRKAEEWDAAHE, from the coding sequence ATGGACGCACTCGAAGGTCCCGACGGCGAGACGCTGTACGTCGACAGGAGCGACGGCGACATCGGCACGAAAGGCGCGTTTCACGTCGTCTACCGCGACACCGACCGCGAGCGGCGCTGGGGCTACTTCTGTAGCAACTGCGAGACGTTCAACAACGCGATGGACTCGATGGGGCGCATCCGCTGTAACGACTGTTCGAACCTCCGCAAGGCCGAGGAGTGGGACGCCGCCCACGAGTAA
- a CDS encoding S1C family serine protease, which produces MKQSLTRRAMLGALGTAVTATAGCQSLGTSGDTADQSASPDTVAQSESVYTDVYQEVADAVVSIRVYSETTRGGQGSGFLIDDEHIVTNEHVVAGGDEYYVRFSETGWRAASVVGADVYSDLAVLRIGATPDVTPLSFVETEPTVGTEVVAIGNPFGLSGSVSAGIVSGVDRTLQSANNFSIADAVQTDAPVNPGNSGGPLVTLDGDVVGVINSGGGDNVAFAISAPLTQRVVPSLIQTGDYDHPYMGVGLRSVSPRLAEANNLDPGSGVYITRVVSDGPSAGVLQGSDGETMVSGTAIPTGGDVVRQMDDTPTPTRQALGSFLALETSPGKTVDVLVERDGTQETVELTLGSRPEP; this is translated from the coding sequence ATGAAACAGTCTCTCACGCGCCGGGCGATGTTGGGTGCCCTCGGGACAGCCGTCACGGCCACAGCTGGCTGTCAGAGTCTCGGAACCAGCGGTGACACTGCGGACCAGTCGGCGTCGCCCGACACGGTTGCGCAGTCCGAAAGCGTCTACACCGACGTGTATCAGGAGGTAGCCGATGCCGTCGTCTCAATCAGGGTGTACTCCGAAACCACCCGTGGCGGGCAGGGAAGCGGCTTCCTCATCGACGACGAGCATATCGTCACGAACGAACACGTCGTTGCAGGCGGGGACGAATACTACGTCCGCTTCTCCGAGACCGGCTGGCGCGCTGCCTCCGTCGTCGGCGCGGACGTATACAGCGATCTGGCGGTCCTTCGCATCGGCGCGACGCCGGACGTGACACCCCTCTCGTTTGTCGAGACCGAACCGACGGTCGGAACCGAAGTCGTGGCTATCGGGAACCCGTTTGGCCTCTCCGGCTCGGTGTCCGCGGGCATCGTCAGCGGCGTCGACCGCACGCTCCAGAGTGCCAACAACTTCTCCATCGCGGATGCGGTTCAGACCGACGCACCGGTCAATCCGGGCAACAGCGGCGGGCCGCTGGTCACGCTTGACGGCGACGTGGTCGGGGTAATCAACTCCGGCGGCGGCGACAACGTCGCCTTCGCCATCTCGGCCCCGCTCACCCAGCGCGTCGTCCCATCGCTCATCCAGACTGGCGACTACGACCACCCGTACATGGGCGTTGGACTCCGGAGTGTGTCTCCGCGGCTTGCCGAGGCGAACAATCTGGATCCCGGGTCCGGGGTGTACATCACTCGTGTCGTCAGTGATGGTCCATCAGCGGGCGTGCTGCAGGGGAGCGACGGGGAAACTATGGTTTCCGGGACGGCGATTCCCACTGGGGGTGACGTGGTCAGACAGATGGACGACACGCCGACACCGACGCGGCAGGCGCTGGGGAGCTTTCTCGCGCTGGAGACCAGCCCCGGCAAGACGGTCGACGTACTGGTCGAGCGCGACGGGACACAGGAGACAGTCGAACTCACACTCGGTTCGCGCCCAGAGCCATAA
- a CDS encoding type IV pilin has translation MGRLSTDTVGMTESIGVAVLIGLTLLVTAIVGLNVLVIEDDDGGGPQANFSYDYISDNQVLIVTHERGDEFEAGNVDIQGPDNRVTWAEVAGREPKATVGPGDVVQLSSGSAYQQQVRAQDTIIIYHNTSGNRTRLDQWNGTN, from the coding sequence ATGGGACGGCTCAGCACGGACACAGTCGGGATGACAGAGAGCATCGGCGTCGCCGTACTCATCGGGCTGACGCTACTCGTGACGGCCATCGTCGGGCTAAACGTCCTCGTCATCGAGGACGACGACGGCGGTGGCCCACAGGCGAATTTCAGCTACGACTACATCTCGGATAATCAAGTCCTTATTGTTACACACGAACGGGGTGACGAGTTCGAAGCGGGGAACGTTGACATTCAGGGGCCCGACAATCGGGTTACTTGGGCAGAAGTGGCTGGCCGAGAACCGAAAGCGACCGTTGGACCCGGCGATGTTGTGCAATTGAGCAGCGGGAGTGCTTATCAGCAACAGGTGAGGGCGCAGGACACGATTATAATATACCACAACACGAGCGGGAACCGGACCCGGCTGGACCAGTGGAACGGCACGAACTGA
- a CDS encoding mechanosensitive ion channel family protein: MRFGPVWPLRTPTPTPTEAATEVTTEVATDIGGLLPFDIPMWVVNIGESLVVIALAVVVSRILVRLLGRRVAQQFRRPSLTRTVLRGIRAGVYIFALLTILGIYGLQLGDIALSVTVFSAVVGVVLAPILGGLISGVFLLADQPYEIGDMIELADTGQRGFVEDITLRHTKMFTLDNTFLVIPNGEIRQRDVINYSAEDSRTRLSLDVLVTYESDIAAARSLIEAAAREVDNVISGGPDIRVGAARYPASPTVYINNFADHGVLLTLRYWVTEPYKLLAARSAVQTNVWRRLEDADVEIAYPHSHLYFDDTSGEMNVSLNNGLGGLDGIDRTHTPTGDSPVPPHQDPDELADE; the protein is encoded by the coding sequence ATGCGTTTTGGCCCTGTCTGGCCGTTGCGGACACCCACTCCGACACCGACCGAAGCCGCAACCGAGGTCACAACGGAAGTGGCAACCGACATCGGCGGGCTGTTGCCCTTCGATATCCCGATGTGGGTCGTGAATATCGGGGAATCACTTGTCGTCATCGCGCTTGCCGTCGTCGTCTCCCGAATTCTCGTCCGCCTTCTCGGCCGACGCGTCGCTCAGCAGTTCCGGCGGCCAAGTCTCACTCGGACGGTGCTGCGCGGCATCCGCGCCGGTGTGTACATTTTCGCGTTGCTGACCATTCTGGGCATTTATGGTCTGCAACTGGGTGATATCGCACTCTCAGTTACTGTGTTTTCTGCCGTGGTTGGTGTCGTGCTGGCCCCGATTCTCGGGGGCCTGATCTCCGGCGTCTTCTTGCTGGCCGACCAGCCCTACGAGATCGGTGATATGATCGAACTCGCAGACACTGGCCAACGCGGGTTCGTCGAGGACATCACGCTCAGACACACGAAGATGTTCACGCTCGACAATACGTTTCTCGTCATCCCCAACGGGGAGATTCGCCAGCGGGATGTTATCAATTACTCGGCGGAAGACTCACGGACACGACTCTCGCTCGACGTACTGGTCACGTACGAGAGTGACATCGCCGCCGCGCGGAGCCTCATCGAAGCGGCGGCCCGAGAAGTGGACAACGTCATCTCTGGCGGGCCGGACATCCGCGTCGGTGCGGCCCGGTATCCCGCCTCGCCGACGGTGTATATCAATAATTTCGCCGACCACGGCGTGTTGCTGACGCTCCGGTACTGGGTGACCGAACCGTACAAACTGCTCGCTGCACGCTCAGCGGTCCAGACGAACGTCTGGAGACGGCTCGAAGATGCTGACGTGGAAATCGCCTACCCACACTCACACCTGTACTTCGACGACACCAGTGGGGAAATGAACGTCTCACTCAACAACGGACTTGGTGGCCTAGACGGCATTGACCGGACCCACACGCCCACTGGAGACTCGCCCGTCCCACCTCATCAGGACCCTGACGAACTCGCCGACGAGTGA